A single Aspergillus chevalieri M1 DNA, chromosome 3, nearly complete sequence DNA region contains:
- a CDS encoding indoleamine 2,3-dioxygenase (COG:E;~EggNog:ENOG410PFRQ;~InterPro:IPR037217,IPR000898;~PFAM:PF01231;~go_function: GO:0020037 - heme binding [Evidence IEA];~go_function: GO:0046872 - metal ion binding [Evidence IEA];~go_process: GO:0019441 - tryptophan catabolic process to kynurenine [Evidence IEA]), with protein MAELLASLENYRVSSESGFLPSCPPLERLPNLYYEPWETVATSLAKFIDNGTLKKRVHSMPVLSTAFLLTEEEWRRACDTGRLPLSISQPMIEVSSYLGLPPVPTYAGQALWNFRRVGDSYLALRPEDVETLVSFTGSSEESGFFAVILSIEARGAELIPTMLEGIEAARRQDSRLLMDCFRTAAGVLTDIASLLQGMHKNCNQEFFYHRLRPFLDGIRNLDSVGLPDGVFFEEKHGGQYRKYFGPSNAQSSLFAFIDITLGIKHEQEGFEGKTATHKNTYLKEMRIYMPRPHRELLNDVERVANIREFVCAHPEDMRLQDTYADCLAALAHVRQAHIQMVARYVVIMAKRPLAEKSDGQSNSDARRGEGVNGTGGTSSMSFLKSVRNSVLQAKGETASKIHAYPQR; from the exons ATGGCTGAATTACTTGCTTCTCTGGAAAACTATCGCGTATCTTCAGAATCGGGGTTCCTCCCATCTTGCCCGCCTTTAGAGCGATTGCCGAATCTGTACTATGAACCCTGGGAGACGGTTGCCACCAGTCTAGCGAAATTTATCGACAATGGGACATTGAAAAAGAGAGTTCATTCAATGCCTGTTCTTTCCACGGCGTTTTTGCTCACAGAGGAGGAGTGGCGGAGAGCATGTGATACTGGG CGGTTGCCTCTGAGTATATCCCAGCCGATGATCGAAGTGTCCTCTTACCTTGGGCTACCGCCAGTTCCCACATATGCAGGGCAAGCGCTGTGGAATTTCCGCCGAGTGGGGGACAGTTACCTGGCCCTACGGCCGGAAGATGTCGAGACACTGGTGTCCTTCACTGGATCCTCGGAGGAATCGGGGTTTTTTGCAGTCATCCTATCTATTGAGGCTCGTGGAGCAGAGTTGATCCCTACTATGCTTGAAGGCATCGAGGCTGCCCGGAGACAGGACTCTCGGCTGCTGATGGATTGTTTCCGGACGGCTGCTGGAGTATTGACAGATATAGCATCTCTCCTGCAGGGCATGCATAAGAACTGCAACCAAGAGTTCTTTTACCACCGTCTGCGGCCATTCCTCGACGGCATCAGGAACCTGGACTCAGTAGGGCTTCCGGATGGAGTGTTCTTCGAGGAGAAACATGGGGGTCAGTATCGAAAGTATTTCGGACCAAGCAACGCGCAAAGCTCTCTCTTTGCATTTATCGATATCACCCTAGGGATAAAGCACGAGCAAGAGGGTTTTGAGGGGAAGACCGCAACACACAAAAATACATATCTCAAG GAGATGCGGATATATATGCCCCGACCTCACCGTGAATTACTGAATGATGTTGAACGAGTGGCCAATATCAGAGAGTTTGTTTGTGCCCATCCGGAGGACATGCGACTGCAAGATACATACGCAGACTGTCTTGCAGCTCTCGCTCACGTTCGGCAGGCTCACATCCAAATGGTCGCGAGATACGTGGTTATCATGGCTAAGCGGCCACTCGCTGAGAAGAGTGATGGGCAATCGAATAGTGATGCGCGGCGTGGGGAAGGTGTGAATGGGACTGGGGGTACCAGTTCCATGTCATTTCTGAAGTCAGTTCGGAATTCAGTGCTTCAGGCAAAAGGTGAAACTGCTTCGAAAATACATGCTTACCCTCAACGCTGA